A stretch of Acropora muricata isolate sample 2 chromosome 7, ASM3666990v1, whole genome shotgun sequence DNA encodes these proteins:
- the LOC136921651 gene encoding uncharacterized protein: MALNCNESQWPLAFSVSDILFACYQCRNEETVNNIQGFCLVLLDNREKTHRSGILSQTKRIELFRDEAIGFGFVAGSEKPVVIRSVIPNGPSHEKLFANDQILSINGEDVRDRPQVDVINLIKNAPTRIEMEVVASEDLKDARDQRDRKSSLVSRTSRQRRRSTPVSVRFADESALVQVIGPMEPVRRSSVPLIPNVLKVFLENGQTRSFRYDCNTTAEEIFRSLASKLDLQLTEYFSLVLSGPKKGQISYIQNNEKISEIYTNRNCSCVNCLCKLNIAFMPKDHFGLLSQDANVFEYLYSQVTNRVVEGFYGMDLKYDLAIKLAALQIQQKTVEAAAGRPVKVTVRQAEREFGGLGKFVPSDLLHSMRGKDLRKALEQQIKQNENLASPGEKHMSSLQCKLHYLNLAMELFSYGGRYFDVVLLDNDNDGPCLKKQTMNQHTNVTLLVNLKYGISHVVRGKVNVLCQLAEFCDVTGFTISRQEDEKKLLCIRLQDGRAIQVICSLMDCVDKIALITGYYKVYVDNTSETPLPVENDERWPFSFRRDPRANEVPHFYSTHQVIPDVWSYPSFYKTSNLKKTQLDTNPVNRRKDVFIDLSRAPPRFLENVISEESKEEAVEGVFGKDPPEDMHEFSKEKFDSSEKLNFQGDEDDVKQASPFLKISTEEVESVSSDIHVDDSAIACTSCINEELHTSVNSLNQNITTKSSQEEELGVQSSYSTSDEFLRYDPRDLPPRNLPPDAFWQIKESNCSGADKNKLEEVSTKQETFKSEVCDAEERNLNVSVGPEGHKDLKIGVVGDGGNTDLLMERFYHNSSDDEFRKSNLQKEKKAADYDDCKEASRSPDTEKGSAYDLREAFLLQHELDDNQHTNPESQVGPQFHYQEGTVMGKDTKPASTNVGVDDSICGHKIVTLAPDDVEIEMVSKDYNDQNGEPYFKEFSRHLEKRDSLKNSSNGELLQLHFEELDCDALQDSFDSTNSEVNRNLEDCDSFTNRNSPNELLQTGYSHLVNDSPSPSNDSGNSIAIVDIGSLEFDDISNTDEGPEKSDEDEPLWSSFPECFQPSKRSQDSDSIENVLLLAGESDSETENGVELIKGHELEELFTAPSQSFQFTSEVNTEFAQEDDHGSCQDTKEKYSERSFEFESDIDELSQFLTPSPSPNFSSNCLPDITLDPLLSCEVEPTALVSIITESSVTSSPCNNSYFCEGSSQATESEKTNHTDKESLILTNSMSGRLIPSTVVLVNRPCLENERITSKQFQSLSNHCREIQTSPKCNKTYSPTDWIIPSPPTQTPELQKHDIRIVSPPPSMQSCADNEFEDELTQLIIPAPPSIVDSVQLLSEIKVVSPPPTLQTSLNEIELPLCNLNDFGFISLTDDHKLAHSNDQRSNSNETEDHKIQVKTIPNDTSWASKEYEP; the protein is encoded by the exons ATGGCCTTGAATTGTAACGAATCTCAGTGGCCTTTAGCGTTTTCCGTTTCAGATATTTTATTTGCGTGCTACCAATGTAGAAACGAAGAGACAGTCAATAATATACAGGGATTTTGCCTCGTTTTGTTAGACAATAGAGAGAAAACTCACCGCAGCGGG ATTCTATCGCAGACCAAAAGGATTGAGCTTTTTAGAGACGAAGCTATAG GGTTTGGGTTTGTTGCAGGCAGTGAAAAACCAGTTGTAATACGCTCCGTTATACCAA ATGGACCTTCCCATGAAAAGCTTTTTGCAAACGACCAGATTTTAAGTATCAATGGAGAAGACGTGCGAGATCGTCCTCAAGTTGACGTCATCAACCTTATAAA GAATGCACCCACTCGCATTGAGATGGAGGTGGTAGCAAGCGAGGATTTGAAAGACGCTAGAGATCAG CGTGATCGCAAGTCGTCGCTGGTGAGTAGAACATCAAGGCAACGTCGACGATCCACTCCAGTATCCGTGCGTTTTGCAGATGAGTCTGCATTGGTTCAGGTTATTGGTCCTATGGAACCTGTTCGCAGG TCTTCGGTGCCGCTGATCCCGAACGTCCTAAAGGTTTTCCTGGAAAATGGCCAGACTCGCTCTTTTCGGTATGACTGCAACACAACTGCTGAG GAAATTTTCAGATCATTAGCATCAAAGCTCGATCTGCAATTGACGGAATACTTCAGTCTGGTTCTCAGTGGTCCAAAGAAGGGACAGATTTCATACATCCAAAACAACGAGAAGATTTCCGAG atttACACCAATCGAAACTGTAGCTGTGTTAACTGCTTGTGCAAGTTAAATATCGC TTTCATGCCAAAAGATCACTTTGGGCTTCTGTCACAAGATGCCAACGTGTTTGAATATTTATACTCTCAG GTTACCAACAGAGTTGTGGAGGGCTTCTATGGAATGGACCTCAAGTACGACTTAGCGATCAAGCTCGCAGCTCTTCAAATCCAGCAAAAGACTGTAGAAGCAGCAGCAGGTCGTCCAGTTAAAGTTACAGTGCGGCAGGCAGAAAGGGAATTTGGAGGACTCGGGAAGTTTGTACCTTCGGATCTTCTGCACAGTATGAGAGGAAAAGATCTGAGAAAGGCTTTGGAACAACAGATAAAACAGAACGAGAACCTTGCTTCACCTGGCGAAAAACACATGAGTTCCTTGCAGTGTAAACTACATTACTTGAACCTTGCCATGGAGCTATTCTCTTACGGTGGACGGTACTTTGATGTCGTACTGCTTGATAATGACAACGATGGGCCATGTTTGAAGAAG CAGACAATGAATCAACATACAAATGTCACCCTACTAGTGAATCTGAAGTATGGAATCAGTCATGTTGTAAGGGGAAAGGTTAACGTG cttTGTCAGCTTGCAGAGTTTTGTGATGTAACAGGATTCACGATATCTCGCCAAGAGGATGAAAAAAAGCTATTGTGCATTCGGCTGCAAGATGGAAGG GCGATTCAAGTAATATGTAGTCTGATGGATTGTGTGGATAAAATCGCACTCATCACAGGTTACTACAAAGTCTACGTGGACAACACAAGTGAAACACCACTACCTGTTGAAAATGATGAAAGGTGGCCGTTTTCATTCCGACGTGATCCCCGTGCAAACGAGG TGCCACACTTTTACTCGACGCATCAAGTGATTCCAGATGTTTGGTCATATCCATCCTTCTATAAAACTTCTAACTTGAAGAAAACACAGCTAGATACAAATCCTGTAAATCGGCGTAAGGATGTCTTTATTGACTTGTCAAGGGCTCCCCCAAGATTCCTCGAAAATGTGATTTCGGAAGAATCTAAGGAAGAAGCTGTGGAGGGAGTATTCGGCAAAGATCCTCCAGAAGATATGCATGAATTTTCCAAAGAGAAATTTGACTCATCGGAAAAACTGAACTTCCAAGGTGATGAAGATGACGTTAAGCAAGCCTCGCCGTTTCTGAAGATTTCGACAGAAGAAGTAGAGAGTGTTAGCAGTGACATTCATGTGGATGATTCTGCGATTGCATGTACCAGTTGTATTAACGAAGAGTTACATACCTCAGTAAATTCATTGAATCAAAATATAACAACGAAAAGCTCTCAGGAAGAAGAACTTGGAGTTCAGTCCTCATACAGCACAAGTGATGAATTTCTGCGCTATGATCCACGAGATTTGCCCCCAAGAAATCTGCCCCCAGACGCATTCTGGCAGATTAAAGAGTCCAATTGTTCAGGTGCAGATAAAAACAAACTCGAAGAGGTATcaacaaaacaagaaactttCAAATCAGAAGTTTGTGACGCAGAAGAACGTAATTTAAATGTATCCGTGGGGCCTGAAGGACACAAGGATCTAAAAATAGGTGTTGTTGGTGATGGAGGAAATACTGACCTCTTGATGGAACGTTTTTATCACAACTCATCTGACGATGAATTTAGAAAATCAAATCtccaaaaggaaaagaaagcagCTGACTATGATGATTGCAAAGAGGCATCCAGATCTCCTGATACTGAGAAAGGTTCTGCATACGATCTCAGAGAGGCTTTCCTTTTACAACATGAATTGGATGATAACCAGCACACAAATCCAGAGTCACAAGTTGGTCCACAGTTTCATTACCAGGAAGGTACTGTCATGGGTAAAGATACAAAGCCTGCTTCCACTAACGTTGGGGTCGATGACAGCATATGCGGCCACAAGATTGTCACCCTGGCGCCAGATGACGTCGAGATCGAAATGGTTTCGAAGGACTATAACGATCAAAACGGTGAACCATATTTTAAAGAGTTCAGCAGACATCTTGAGAAAAGAGATTCTCTCAAAAATTCTAGTAATGGCGAGTTGCTGCAGCTCCATTTTGAAGAGCTGGACTGCGATGCTCTCCAAGATTCATTCGATTCAACGAATTCAGAGGTAAACAGAAACCTTGAAGATTGTGATTCCTTCACAAATAGGAATTCACCCAATGAACTGTTGCAGACTGGGTATTCACACTTGGTTAATGATTCGCCTAGCCCATCCAATGACTCTGGCAATTCCATTGCAATTGTTGACATTGGCTCTTTGGAATTTGATGATATCAGTAATACAGACGAAGGGCCCGAAAAATCAGACGAGGATGAGCCTTTGTGGTCATCGTTTCCGGAGTGTTTTCAGCCAAGTAAACGCTCACAAGATTCCGATAGCATTGAAAACGTTCTCTTACTTGCTGGTGAAAGTGATTCCGAGACTGAAAACGGAGTTGAACTAATCAAAGGCCACGAATTAGAAGAATTATTTACTGCTCCTTCGCaaagttttcaatttacttCTGAAGTAAATACTGAATTTGCACAAGAAGACGACCATGGCAGCTGCCAAGATACTAAGGAGAAGTATTCTGAGAGAAGCTTTGAATTTGAGAGTGACATTGATGAACTGAGTCAGTTTCTTACTCCTTCCCCTTCACCCAATTTTTCATCAAACTGTCTTCCTGACATTACATTGGATCCTCTGCTATCATGTGAGGTTGAACCCACAGCACTCGTCTCCATCATCACAGAAAGCAGCGTTACCTCTTCTCCATGCAACAACTCCTATTTCTGTGAAGGCAGTTCTCAAGCTACAGAGAGTgaaaaaaccaatcacaccGACAAGGAGTCCCTTATCCTAACAAATAGCATGAGCGGTAGACTAATTCCTTCAACTGTTGTTTTGGTAAACCGTCCTTGCTTAGAAAACGAAAGAATAACTTCGAAACAATTTCAATCCTTAAGTAATCACTGTCGTGAAATTCAGACCTCACCAAAGTGTAATAAGACTTACTCTCCCACAGATTGGATCATACCATCACCGCCGACTCAAACTCCTGAACTTCAAAAGCATGACATTCGTATCGTTTCACCACCTCCAAGTATGCAATCATGTGCTGACAATGAATTCGAGGATGAGTTAACACAATTGATCATTCCAGCTCCTCCGTCTATAGTGGACAGCGTTCAATTATTATCAGAGATCAAAGTTGTCTCTCCCCCTCCCACATTACAAACAAGTCTCAATGAAATCGAGCTTCCATTGTGTAATTTGAATGACTTTGGGTTTATTTCTTTAACCGATGATCATAAACTCGCACATAGTAATGATCAACGTTCAAATTCGAATGAAACGGAGGACCACAAAATTCAGGTCAAAACCATTCCAAACGACACCTCATGGGCATCTAAAGAATACGAGCCCTAG
- the LOC136922003 gene encoding uncharacterized protein: MTNSSSWGYSDNDFGPKTWLQRYKVAKGNLQSPINIDTAQVVVGDNVGPIQFQYVDIQNSTITNDGRHLQVSVIKNASVVNGGPLSERYQLAVIRFHWGSNSDTGSEHAINGQKYPLEVQLIHWNKDLYKNIGEAMVGENGLCIIGLLYQISGEDDEGLKPIIELLSRDGNKGCFSLEVKSTIDPNELIRDMTSYWTYQGSLTTPPLTENVTWVISENVGSLSQKQMEAFRTIRNTSGVLMADQCRPLCPQNDRSVRLCTCVVKSPSTGSQRSIISNHNTEDVMYIKSNSVQHYNGWNEVTQDGPNVEDLPSQDEGFQKDEKYTNTGTDEDKALQSQEANHDDKDNTCDNEEDDPKPQGTNMHDVEEELTNTGTTLLVDGPLNHSNSEKCDDGVGDDLSCHENDKDVVETALPEEPSGWHDSEIECERVKVEENESFPPQDANGEEHLNIEETTVTCSEENESSDDAQVAMRLDDARVYVKSEECDDVEEVAHKNARGQENEQGCESSDNILHKQEENCRPRDEERSDLQEYSCLKGNGKVEVSQLEKNSSHNNYEEYSCTEVCLESSNVASNDLSMKCDELGKVLEYQDTTSTSNDEECHATKTTMPNEDTRLHDNRDESIDKVDGQHDENTSQEYNETGTGVQYENTSLHGNEQEGDTEGVEHKNENWRDRDDECENPEAILVDQTEYSHASIDEYSIEENGLQQTTGDENENLHIDNTSSVQESSNLESEDRKDI, translated from the exons ATGACGAACAGTTCTTCTTGGGGTTATTCCGACAATGATTTCG GCCCAAAGACTTGGCTCCAACGTTACAAAGTCGCCAAAGGAAACTTACAATCACCGATCAACATCGATACAGCCCAAGTAGTGGTTGGTGACAATGTGGGTCCAATACAGTTCCAATACGTGGACATCCAGAATAGTACGATAACAAATGATGGGCGACATCTGCAAGTCAGCGTGATAAAAAATGCATCAG TGGTGAATGGTGGTCCTCTATCAGAAAGATATCAGCTGGCCGTAATCCGATTCCATTGGGGAAGTAACAGCGATACAGGCTCAGAGCATGCCATTAACGGTCAAAAATATCCTCTAGAG GTCCAGCTTATTCATTGGAACAAGGATTTGTACAAAAACATCGGTGAAGCTATGGTCGGGGAAAACGGACTTTGTATCATAGGACTTCTTTACCAG ATTTCTGGCGAAGATGACGAGGGACTGAAACCTATCATCGAGTTACTCTCTCGCGACGGAAACAAG GGTTGCTTTTCCTTGGAGGTTAAATCTACCATCGATCCAAATGAGCTTATTAGAG ATATGACGTCGTACTGGACTTACCAAGGATCCCTTACCACCCCTCCTTTAACAGAGAATGTAACGTGGGTAATATCAGAGAACGTAGGGAGCCTTTCCCAGAAGCAG ATGGAAGCATTTCGCACTATAAGGAATACCAGTGGAGTACTTATGGCAGATCAGTGCAGGCCTCTCTGTCCTCAAAATGATAGGTCAGTGCGATTGTGCACATGTGTCGTAAAAAGTCCCAGCACCGGTAGCCAACGAAGTATCATTTCCAATCACAACACAGAAGATGTAATGTACATTAAAAGCAATTCTGTTCAGCATTATAATGGTTGGAATGAGGTAACTCAGGATGGCCCAAACGTCGAGGATTTGCCTTCGCAGGATGAAGGTTTCCAGAAGGATGAAAAGTATACTAATACAGGCACTGATGAAGACAAAGCATTGCAAAGTCAGGAGGCAAATCATGATGACAAAGACAATACATGCGATAATGAAGAAGACGATCCCAAACCCCAGGGTACAAATATGCATGATGTCGAGGAAGAATTGACCAATACCGGAACGACTTTGCTTGTGGATGGTCCTTTGAACCATAGCAATTCTGAGAAATGCGATGATGGGGTAGGGGATGATTTAAGTTGCCATGAGAACGATAAGGATGTAGTGGAAACAGCTTTGCCGGAAGAGCCTTCAGGTTGGCATGATAGTGAAATAGAATGTGAAAGGGTGAAAGTCGAAGAAAATGAATCTTTTCCACCCCAAGATGCAAATGGCGAGGAACACTTGAACATCGAAGAGACCACTGTAACGTGCtctgaagaaaatgaaagtaGTGACGACGCCCAGGTGGCCATGCGCCTTGACGATGCAAGGGTCTATGTCAAATCAGAAGAATGCGATGATGTAGAGGAAGTAGCCCACAAGAATGCAAGAGGACAAGAAAACGAGCAAGGATGCGAAAGTAGTGACAATATTCTGCACAAGCAAGAAGAAAATTGCCGTCCTCGAGATGAAGAGAGAAGTGATTTGCAAGAGTACTCATGTCTCAAAGGAAACGGCAAAGTAGAGGTTTCTCAGTTGGAAAAAAACAGTTCTCATAACAATTATGAGGAATACAGCTGTACAGAAGTATGCCTCGAAAGCTCGAATGTAGCTAGCAATGACCTTTCCATGAAATGCGATGAACTAGGAAAGGTCTTGGAATATCAGGATACCACATCTACTAGTAACGACGAGGAATGCCATGCCACAAAAACTACTATGCCAAATGAAGACACCCGTTTGCATGACAATCGAGATGAATCGATTGATAAGGTGGACGGTCAGCATGATGAGAATACAAGCCAGGAATACAATGAAACAGGAACGGGTGTTCAATATGAAAATACTAGTTTACATGGCAACGAGCAAGAAGGCGACACAGAGGGTGTAGAGCACAAGAATGAAAACTGGCGCGACAGGGACGACGAATGTGAAAATCCGGAAGCGATTTTGGTAGATCAAACCGAATATTCTCATGCAAGCATTGATGAATACAGCATTGAAGAAAATGGTTTACAACAGACTACTGGTGATGAAAATGAGAATCTTCATATCGATAACACCTCTTCAGTTCAAGAAAGCAGCAACCTTGAATCGGAGGACAGGAAAGACATTTAA